DNA from Mycolicibacterium alvei:
GCGCCTTCTCGACCACCGCGACCACGTTGGAAGTCGGCACCGCCATCTTCTTCGACATCGGAACGAACTTTTTCATCCCGGCAATGTGCTTGTCGTACAAGGCGCGATGCTCTGCCGACATCGCGGTTTCCAGCTCCACCACCATGTCGTCGGCGGTGCGCCACATGTCGGTGTCGGTCTGCGCCGGCTCCACCACAGCCACCCGCACACCCCACGGGCGTACCTCCATCCGGAGTGCATCGGCACCTGCTTCCAAGGCGAATTTGGACGCCGCGTATGCCCCGAGTAGCGGTGAGGACAGTTGCCCGTTGACGCTGGAGATGAAGATCGCGCGGCCACGGGAAGCCCGCAACTTCGGCAGTACTGCATTGGTCACCGCAAATTGGCCGATCACGTTGACGTCCAGTTGCCTGCGCCAGTCCTCGGGGCTGAGCGTCTCGACCGGACCGGCTACCACGATGCCCGCGTTGTTCACCACTGCGTCGAGTCGCTGCGGGAGCGCAGCAGGCAAAGCCGCGAGATCGTCCGCGTTGGTGACGTCGAGAATCACCGAGGAGATGCGTTGCGGGTTGACCGCCGTCAATGCGGCCGCGTCGGACTGCGACCTGACTCCCGCGATGACGTCCCACCCAGTAGCGGCCAGGTGCTCGACTATGGCCTTGCCGATTCCGCGACCTGCTCCGGTGACAAGAACTGAAGGCATGACGTCAGAGTACGTCCAGTTAACTTTGATTACCTGCTAGTTCCGACGCCGGCCGGCAGCGGACAGTTCCTGAACCACCTCCTGCGCCACCCGTAGGCCCGACTCGATGGCACCCTCGATGTAACCCGGATGGTCACGGGCGGTTTCGGTTCCCGCCCAGTGAATATTGCCGACGGGCGCAGAGGGCAACGGAAGAAGGCCCTCCAGGAAACCCCCGATGGGCAGCGCCATATAACCGCCACCGACGTATTCGTCGGTCTGCCATGACTTCTCATGCCAGCTGACCGGTTGGAGCACCGGGTCAGGCCGAGTTCGTCGGCCAGAGTCGTGAGCCGGTGGTGGTCGTGGCCGATCCACTGACCGCCCAGGTCGACGGTCGATCCCAGTGCGGTGGTCTCGCTCATCGTCCGCCCGCCGATGCGGTCGGCGGCCTCCAGCACCATGCCGTCAACCCCCCGGGCGGTGCAGTTCGCGGGCTGCCGTCAGTCCGGAGATGCCTGCGCCGACCACTACCACCGTGACGTCCGTTGCGCTGCCTGGCGCTGTCATGGGACGACCTCCCTCAACTGAGCGACAGCCTAGGAGAAAGTCAGACGACCGACCGAGTCAACGCCCCGAAAATCAGCAGTTGACGAGTTCTGGCTCGCAGATCGACTGCTGAGTGGGTGCGGTTTCTTCGACCGCGGGTTGCTTCGCAGCGGCTTCGGACTCCTTGGGCTTTCCGCCCCACGGGAACGCCAGGCGCACGATCTTGCGCACCACGGACGCGAACTGCTGGTGGATCGGGCCCGAGTTGTAGGGCAGACCGTAGCGCTGGCAGATCTCCTTCACCTCGCCGGAGATCTCCGCGTAGCGATGCGCCGGAATGTCCGGGAACAGGTGGTGTTCGATCTGGAAGGACAGGTTGCCGCTGAAGATGTGGAACCACTTGCCGCCACTCAGGTTTGCCGAACCGAGCAATTGGCGGAAGTACCACTGCCCACGGGTCTCGTTCTCGGTCTCCTCGATCGTGAACTCGTGGGTGCCCTCGGGGAAGTGCCCGCAGAAAATGATGGTGTACGACCACACGTTGCGCATCAGGTTGGCAGTCATGTTGCCCGCGAACACAAATGGCGCGAACGGTCCGGCCAGCAGCGGGAAGGCCACATAGTCCTTCACGGTCTGCTTGCGCACCTTGACCCACATCTCGCGCAGCGTGTCCTTCTTGTCGCGGAGCTTGATCTCACCGGTGCGGATGCGCTCGGTCTCCAACTCGTGCAACGCGACGCCGTACTGGAAGAACACCATCAGCAGGAACGCGTACAGCGGGTTACCCAGGTAGTACGGGCTCCACTTCTGGTCCTCGCTCATGCGCAGGACGCCGTAGCCGATGTCGCGGTCCATGTCGACGATGTTGGTGTAGGTGTGGTGCATGTAGTTGTGGGAGTGCCGCCACTGATTCGACGGGCAGGCCGAATCCCATTCGAAGTTCTGGCCGCGCAACGCCGGATCGCCCATCCAGTCGTACTGGCCGTGCATGACGTTGTGGCCGATCTCCATGTTGTCGAGGATCTTCGACAGTCCCAGCATCACGGTCCCGACCGGCCACGCCGGCGGCAGGAACAGCAATGCACGGCCGCCGACCTCAAGCTTGCGCTGCAACTTGATGATGTCGCGGATATAGGTGGCGTCGCGCTCACCGAGGTCGGCGAGGGTGCGTTCACGGATGGAGTCGAGTTCGGCGCCGAGGGTCTCGAACTGCTCGGGGGTCAGGGTGACGGATCGTTGAGTCATGGTGTGTCCTTTGTTCGAAAAAGGCTGGGAATAGGTGTCTAGAGGTCGATCTGGACGTCGCCGCAGGGCGCCGTTACGCAGATTTCGATGTTCTCGTCAGGGTCCGTCGAGACAGCGCCGGTGATCAGGTTCTTCACCGGACCGCTGATCTTCTTGCGGGTGCAGGTGTGGCAGATGCCCATCCGGCAGCCGTTCCTCGGGTTCAGCCCGGCGGCCTCGGCTTGCTCCAGAATCGAGCGGCCATCGTCGACTACTGCAACGACACTTTCGGTGAAGGCGACGGTTCCGCCGGACACCTCGGTCGGCACGGCG
Protein-coding regions in this window:
- a CDS encoding SDR family NAD(P)-dependent oxidoreductase — its product is MPSVLVTGAGRGIGKAIVEHLAATGWDVIAGVRSQSDAAALTAVNPQRISSVILDVTNADDLAALPAALPQRLDAVVNNAGIVVAGPVETLSPEDWRRQLDVNVIGQFAVTNAVLPKLRASRGRAIFISSVNGQLSSPLLGAYAASKFALEAGADALRMEVRPWGVRVAVVEPAQTDTDMWRTADDMVVELETAMSAEHRALYDKHIAGMKKFVPMSKKMAVPTSNVVAVVEKALTARRPRARYLVGLASKFQLSLMTNIPVALRDRIIAKIAGVPRTP
- a CDS encoding FAD-dependent oxidoreductase, whose amino-acid sequence is MLQPVSWHEKSWQTDEYVGGGYMALPIGGFLEGLLPLPSAPVGNIHWAGTETARDHPGYIEGAIESGLRVAQEVVQELSAAGRRRN
- a CDS encoding NAD(P)-binding protein, which produces MTAPGSATDVTVVVVGAGISGLTAARELHRPGG
- a CDS encoding fatty acid desaturase family protein, with amino-acid sequence MTQRSVTLTPEQFETLGAELDSIRERTLADLGERDATYIRDIIKLQRKLEVGGRALLFLPPAWPVGTVMLGLSKILDNMEIGHNVMHGQYDWMGDPALRGQNFEWDSACPSNQWRHSHNYMHHTYTNIVDMDRDIGYGVLRMSEDQKWSPYYLGNPLYAFLLMVFFQYGVALHELETERIRTGEIKLRDKKDTLREMWVKVRKQTVKDYVAFPLLAGPFAPFVFAGNMTANLMRNVWSYTIIFCGHFPEGTHEFTIEETENETRGQWYFRQLLGSANLSGGKWFHIFSGNLSFQIEHHLFPDIPAHRYAEISGEVKEICQRYGLPYNSGPIHQQFASVVRKIVRLAFPWGGKPKESEAAAKQPAVEETAPTQQSICEPELVNC